Proteins from a single region of Campylobacter sp. RM16704:
- the rpoC gene encoding DNA-directed RNA polymerase subunit beta', translating into MSKFKPIEIKEDGRPRDFEAFQLRLASPEKIKSWSYGEVKKPETINYRTLKPERDGLFCAKIFGPVRDYECLCGKYKKMRFKGIKCEKCGVEVTSSKVRRSRMGHIELVTPVAHIWYVNSLPSRIGTLLGVKMKDLERVLYYEAYIVENPGDAYYDNENTKKVEFCDVLNEEQYLNLMQRYESSGFKARMGGEVVRDLLANLDLVELLNQLKEDILATNSEAKKKTIIKRLKVVENFLNSNLNTNTNSDEVVPNRPEWMMITNLPVLPPDLRPLVALDGGKFAVSDVNDLYRRVINRNTRLKRLMELDAPEIIIRNEKRMLQEAVDALFDNGRRANAVKGANKRPLKSLSEIIKGKQGRFRQNLLGKRVDFSGRSVIVVGPKLRMDQCGLPKKMALELFKPHLLAKLEEKGYATTVKQAKKMIENKTNEVWECLEEVVKGHPVMLNRAPTLHKLSIQAFHPVLVEGKAIQLHPLVCAAFNADFDGDQMAVHVPLSQEAIAECKILMLSSMNILLPASGRSVTVPSQDMVLGIYYLSLEKDGAKGEHKICTGIEEVMIALEAKSLDIHASIRSVIDGRKITTTAGRLIIKSILPDFVPENMWNKVMKKKDIAALVDFIYKEGGLEISASFLDKLKDLGFEYATKAGISISIADIIVPNKKQKNIDEAKKQVREIQNSYNLGLITSGERYNKIIDIWKSTNNILSKDMMDLIKKDKDGFNSIYMMADSGARGSAAQISQLAAMRGLMAKPDGSIIETPIISNFREGLNVLEYFISTHGARKGLADTALKTANAGYLTRKLIDVAQNVKVTIEDCGAHEGVEINEITADGIVIETLEERILGRVLAENIIDSITNEILFSEGTLIDEEKARIVVESGIKSVSIRTPITCKAKKGVCSKCYGINLGEGKLVKPGEAVGIISAQSIGEPGTQLTLRTFHSGGTASTDLQDRQVVAHKEGFVRFYNLNTYKDREGKTIVANHRNAAILLVEPKIKAPFKGVVHIEHAYEDVVVSVKAKNNEAKFILRKYDLAKANELAGVSGNIEGKLYIPYNDGDEVAENESIVEVIKEGWNIPNRIPYASELLVKDGDPITQDIVAGAKGTLKFYMLKGDGLDRIRKLKKGDIVKEKGVFVVIADENDREAKRHYIPRESVIEFNDSTFIDDPKTVIAKSSKEDKTIIAEWDAYNNTVIAEIAGTINFEDIESGYSADEQIDEATGKRSLVINEYLPSGVRPTLLIIGENDKVLRYQLEPKTVIYVNDGDKVKQADILAKTPKAATKSKDITGGLPRVSELFEARKPKNTAVVAEIDGVVRFDKPLRSKERIIIQAEDGSSAEYLIDKSKRIQVRDGEFIHAGEKLTDGIISSHDVLRILGEKALHYYLISEIQQVYRGQGVVISDKHIEIIVSQMLRQVKIVDSGNTNFIVGDLVSRRKFREENERILKHGGEPAVAEPVLLGVTRAAIGSDSVISAASFQETTKVLTEASIAGKFDYLEDLKENVILGRMIPVGTGLYGDQNLKLKQQN; encoded by the coding sequence ATGAGTAAATTTAAACCTATCGAAATAAAAGAAGATGGCAGACCTAGAGACTTTGAAGCTTTTCAATTAAGACTTGCAAGTCCTGAAAAAATCAAATCATGGTCTTATGGGGAAGTAAAAAAACCTGAAACAATTAATTATAGAACTTTAAAGCCTGAAAGAGATGGACTTTTTTGCGCTAAAATTTTTGGACCGGTAAGAGATTATGAGTGTCTTTGTGGTAAGTATAAGAAAATGCGTTTTAAAGGCATTAAGTGCGAAAAATGTGGCGTTGAAGTTACTAGTTCTAAAGTACGCCGTTCAAGAATGGGGCATATTGAATTAGTTACACCAGTTGCTCATATTTGGTATGTAAATTCTTTGCCAAGTCGTATCGGTACTTTGCTTGGTGTAAAAATGAAAGATCTAGAACGTGTGTTGTATTATGAAGCATATATAGTAGAAAATCCAGGTGATGCATACTATGATAATGAAAATACTAAAAAAGTTGAATTTTGTGATGTATTAAATGAAGAGCAGTATTTAAATTTAATGCAGCGTTATGAAAGCAGTGGTTTTAAAGCTAGAATGGGTGGAGAAGTTGTTAGAGATTTGTTAGCAAATTTAGATCTTGTTGAGCTTTTAAATCAATTAAAAGAAGATATTTTAGCAACTAATTCTGAAGCTAAGAAAAAGACAATCATTAAACGTTTAAAAGTAGTAGAAAATTTTCTAAATAGCAATTTAAATACTAATACAAATAGTGATGAAGTTGTTCCAAATCGTCCTGAATGGATGATGATTACGAATTTACCTGTATTGCCACCTGATTTAAGACCTTTAGTTGCTCTAGATGGTGGAAAATTTGCAGTTTCTGATGTAAATGATTTATATAGAAGAGTTATTAATAGAAATACACGTTTAAAAAGACTAATGGAACTTGATGCACCTGAAATTATTATAAGAAATGAAAAAAGAATGCTTCAAGAGGCTGTTGATGCATTATTTGATAATGGTAGAAGAGCAAATGCTGTTAAGGGTGCAAACAAACGACCATTAAAATCTTTAAGTGAAATTATTAAAGGTAAGCAAGGTCGTTTTAGACAAAATCTACTTGGTAAAAGGGTGGATTTTTCAGGTCGTAGCGTTATTGTTGTTGGTCCAAAACTTAGGATGGATCAGTGCGGATTACCTAAAAAAATGGCTTTAGAATTATTTAAACCACATTTATTAGCCAAGCTTGAAGAAAAAGGTTATGCTACAACAGTTAAGCAAGCTAAAAAAATGATAGAAAATAAAACAAATGAAGTTTGGGAGTGTTTGGAAGAGGTTGTTAAAGGTCATCCTGTAATGCTTAATCGTGCACCAACTTTACATAAACTTTCCATACAAGCATTTCATCCTGTACTTGTAGAAGGTAAGGCTATACAACTTCATCCTTTAGTTTGTGCTGCATTTAATGCTGACTTTGATGGAGACCAAATGGCTGTACATGTGCCTTTATCACAAGAAGCAATTGCTGAATGTAAAATATTAATGCTATCATCTATGAATATCTTACTTCCTGCAAGTGGTCGTTCAGTAACTGTTCCATCTCAAGATATGGTTTTAGGAATTTATTATTTATCTTTGGAAAAAGATGGTGCTAAAGGTGAACATAAGATTTGTACGGGTATTGAGGAAGTTATGATTGCTTTAGAAGCAAAATCTTTAGATATTCATGCAAGCATTAGAAGTGTAATTGATGGTAGAAAAATTACAACGACTGCTGGTAGATTGATTATTAAATCTATACTACCTGATTTTGTTCCAGAAAATATGTGGAACAAAGTAATGAAGAAAAAAGATATAGCCGCTTTAGTTGATTTTATATACAAAGAAGGTGGTCTAGAGATAAGTGCTAGCTTTTTAGATAAACTTAAAGATCTTGGTTTTGAGTATGCGACAAAGGCTGGAATTTCAATTTCAATTGCAGATATTATAGTTCCAAATAAAAAACAAAAAAATATTGATGAAGCAAAAAAACAAGTCAGAGAAATTCAAAATTCATATAATTTAGGTTTGATTACTTCAGGCGAAAGATACAATAAAATCATTGATATTTGGAAAAGTACTAACAATATTTTATCAAAAGATATGATGGATTTGATTAAAAAAGATAAAGATGGATTTAACTCCATTTATATGATGGCAGATTCTGGTGCTAGAGGTTCAGCTGCTCAAATTTCTCAGCTTGCTGCTATGAGAGGACTTATGGCTAAACCTGATGGTTCTATTATTGAAACACCAATTATTTCAAACTTCCGTGAAGGACTTAATGTTCTTGAGTATTTCATTTCAACTCACGGTGCTAGAAAAGGTCTTGCAGATACTGCGTTAAAAACAGCAAATGCAGGTTATTTGACAAGAAAGCTTATTGATGTTGCTCAAAATGTTAAAGTAACTATAGAAGATTGTGGAGCACATGAGGGTGTTGAAATTAATGAGATTACAGCAGATGGTATTGTAATTGAAACTTTAGAAGAAAGAATTTTAGGAAGAGTTTTAGCGGAAAATATTATAGATTCCATTACAAATGAAATTTTATTTTCAGAAGGAACTTTAATAGATGAAGAAAAAGCTAGAATTGTTGTTGAAAGCGGAATAAAAAGCGTAAGTATTAGGACCCCTATTACGTGTAAAGCTAAAAAAGGTGTATGTTCTAAATGCTATGGTATTAACTTAGGTGAGGGTAAATTAGTTAAACCAGGAGAAGCTGTTGGTATTATTTCAGCTCAATCAATTGGTGAACCAGGAACCCAACTTACACTTAGGACATTCCATAGTGGTGGTACAGCAAGCACAGATTTACAAGATCGTCAAGTAGTAGCTCATAAAGAAGGTTTTGTAAGATTTTATAATCTTAATACATATAAAGACAGAGAAGGCAAGACTATTGTTGCTAATCATCGCAATGCTGCTATTTTACTTGTTGAGCCAAAAATTAAAGCTCCATTTAAGGGCGTAGTCCATATTGAGCATGCATATGAAGATGTGGTAGTAAGCGTAAAAGCTAAAAATAATGAAGCTAAATTTATACTAAGAAAATATGACTTAGCAAAAGCAAATGAACTTGCTGGGGTAAGTGGTAATATCGAAGGTAAATTATATATTCCATATAATGATGGTGATGAAGTAGCTGAAAATGAAAGTATAGTAGAAGTTATCAAAGAAGGTTGGAATATACCAAACCGTATTCCTTATGCAAGTGAATTGTTAGTAAAAGATGGAGATCCAATTACTCAAGATATTGTAGCTGGTGCAAAAGGTACTTTGAAATTTTATATGCTTAAAGGCGATGGTTTAGATAGAATTAGAAAATTAAAAAAAGGCGATATAGTTAAAGAAAAAGGTGTGTTTGTTGTAATTGCAGATGAAAATGATAGAGAAGCAAAAAGACACTATATTCCAAGAGAATCTGTGATTGAATTTAACGATAGTACTTTTATAGATGATCCTAAAACCGTGATTGCAAAATCAAGTAAAGAAGATAAAACAATTATTGCTGAATGGGATGCATATAACAATACTGTAATTGCAGAAATTGCAGGAACTATTAATTTTGAAGATATTGAATCAGGTTATAGTGCTGATGAGCAAATTGATGAAGCAACAGGAAAAAGATCACTTGTAATTAATGAATATTTACCAAGTGGAGTGCGACCTACCTTATTAATTATAGGTGAAAACGATAAGGTTTTACGTTATCAATTAGAACCTAAAACTGTTATTTATGTAAATGATGGTGATAAAGTTAAGCAAGCAGATATTTTAGCTAAAACACCAAAAGCAGCAACTAAATCAAAAGATATTACCGGAGGTCTTCCAAGGGTTTCTGAATTATTTGAAGCAAGAAAACCAAAAAATACTGCTGTAGTAGCAGAAATTGATGGAGTTGTAAGATTTGATAAACCTTTGAGATCAAAAGAAAGAATCATCATTCAAGCCGAAGATGGAAGTAGTGCAGAGTATTTAATAGATAAATCAAAACGTATTCAAGTAAGAGATGGAGAATTTATCCATGCAGGAGAAAAATTAACCGATGGAATTATCTCAAGTCATGATGTTTTAAGAATTTTAGGTGAAAAAGCATTACATTATTATCTTATTTCTGAAATTCAGCAAGTTTATCGTGGGCAAGGTGTTGTGATTTCTGATAAACATATTGAAATTATTGTATCACAAATGTTAAGACAAGTTAAAATAGTAGATAGCGGTAACACTAATTTTATTGTAGGTGATTTGGTTTCAAGAAGAAAATTCAGAGAAGAAAATGAGAGAATTTTAAAACATGGGGGAGAACCTGCAGTAGCTGAACCAGTATTACTAGGAGTAACAAGGGCAGCTATCGGAAGTGATAGTGTGATTTCAGCTGCATCATTCCAAGAAACAACTAAGGTTTTAACAGAAGCAAGTATTGCAGGTAAATTTGATTATCTTGAAGATCTAAAAGAAAATGTAATTTTAGGTCGTATGATTCCTGTTGGTACAGGTCTTTATGGAGATCAAAATTTAAAACTTAAACAACAAAATTAA
- the rpsL gene encoding 30S ribosomal protein S12 has product MPTINQLVRKERKKVLEKSKSPALKNCPQRRGVCTRVYTTTPKKPNSALRKVAKVRLTSGFEVISYIGGEGHNLQEHSIVLVRGGRVKDLPGVKYHIVRGALDTAGVAKRTVSRSKYGAKRPKAAAK; this is encoded by the coding sequence GTGCCAACCATAAATCAATTGGTTAGAAAAGAGCGTAAAAAAGTTTTAGAAAAATCTAAATCACCAGCGCTTAAAAATTGCCCACAAAGAAGGGGAGTTTGTACTAGGGTTTATACAACAACCCCTAAAAAACCAAACTCAGCGTTAAGAAAAGTTGCCAAAGTAAGACTTACAAGTGGCTTTGAAGTTATTAGTTATATCGGTGGTGAGGGTCACAACCTACAAGAACACAGCATTGTTTTAGTGCGTGGTGGTAGGGTAAAAGACTTACCAGGTGTTAAGTATCACATTGTTCGTGGTGCCTTAGATACTGCAGGTGTTGCAAAAAGAACTGTTTCTCGTTCTAAATATGGTGCAAAACGCCCTAAAGCAGCAGCTAAGTAA
- the rpsG gene encoding 30S ribosomal protein S7, with amino-acid sequence MRRRKAPVREVLPDPIYGNKVITKFINSLMYDGKKSTATTIMYGALEAIDKKGGEKKGIEIFNDAIENIKPLLEVKSRRVGGATYQVPVEVRPARQQALAIRWIISFARKRSERTMIEKLAAELLDAANSKGASFKKKEDTYKMAEANKAFAHYRW; translated from the coding sequence ATGAGAAGAAGAAAAGCTCCGGTAAGAGAAGTCTTGCCAGATCCGATTTATGGAAACAAAGTAATCACAAAATTCATTAATTCTTTAATGTATGATGGTAAAAAAAGCACAGCTACTACTATTATGTATGGTGCTTTAGAAGCTATCGATAAAAAAGGTGGAGAGAAAAAAGGTATAGAAATTTTTAATGATGCTATTGAAAATATCAAGCCTTTATTAGAAGTTAAATCTCGTCGTGTTGGTGGTGCTACTTATCAAGTGCCAGTAGAAGTACGCCCAGCTAGACAACAAGCTTTAGCTATAAGATGGATTATTTCTTTTGCTAGAAAAAGAAGTGAAAGAACTATGATTGAAAAATTAGCAGCTGAATTATTAGATGCAGCTAATAGCAAAGGTGCTTCATTCAAGAAGAAAGAAGATACTTATAAAATGGCAGAAGCTAATAAAGCATTTGCTCATTATCGTTGGTAA
- the fusA gene encoding elongation factor G, with translation MSRSTPLKKVRNIGIAAHIDAGKTTTSERILFFTGMSHKIGEVHDGAATMDWMEQEKERGITITSAATTCFWKNHQINLIDTPGHVDFTIEVERSMRVLDGAVSVFCSVGGVQPQSETVWRQANKYGVPRIVFVNKMDRIGANFFNVEEQIKNRLKGNPVPLQIPIGAEDNFKGVIDLITMKALVWEDENKPTDYVEKEIPAELMEKAEEYRTKMIEAVSETSDELMEKYLGGEELTQDEIRAGIKAGCLSLSMVPMLCGTAFKNKGIQPLLDAVVAYLPAPDEVANIKGEYEDGTEVSVKSTDDGEFAGLAFKIMTDPFVGQLTFVRVYRGSLESGSYAYNSTKDKKERIGRLLKMHSNKREEIKTLYAGEIGAVVGLKDTLTGDTLASEKDKVILERMDFPDPVISVAVEPKTKADQEKMSIALNKLAQEDPSFRVSTDEESGQTIISGMGELHLEIIVDRMLREFKVEAEVGQPQVAYRETIRKTVEQEYKYAKQSGGRGQYGHVFLRLEPLEPGSGYEFVNDIKGGVIPKEYIPAVDKGVQEALQNGVLAGYPVEDVKVTVYDGSYHEVDSSEMAFKLAASMGFKEGARKAGAVILEPMMKVEVETPEEYMGDVIGDLNKRRGQVNSMDERGGNKIITAFCPLAEMFGYSTDLRSQTQGRATYSMEFDHYDEVPKNVSEEIIKKRNG, from the coding sequence ATGTCAAGAAGTACTCCTTTAAAAAAAGTTAGAAATATAGGTATTGCAGCTCATATTGATGCAGGTAAAACAACCACTAGTGAAAGAATTCTTTTCTTTACAGGTATGAGTCATAAAATTGGTGAAGTGCATGATGGTGCAGCTACAATGGACTGGATGGAGCAAGAAAAAGAAAGAGGTATTACTATTACTTCTGCTGCTACAACTTGTTTTTGGAAAAATCACCAAATTAACCTTATAGACACTCCAGGCCACGTTGATTTTACTATTGAAGTTGAAAGATCAATGCGTGTTTTAGATGGTGCAGTTTCTGTTTTTTGTTCTGTAGGTGGAGTTCAGCCACAATCTGAAACAGTTTGGAGACAAGCAAATAAATATGGTGTTCCAAGAATTGTTTTTGTTAACAAAATGGATAGAATTGGTGCAAATTTCTTTAATGTTGAAGAGCAAATCAAAAATCGTTTAAAAGGTAATCCTGTTCCACTTCAAATTCCAATTGGTGCTGAAGATAATTTCAAAGGTGTGATTGATCTTATCACAATGAAAGCTTTAGTTTGGGAAGATGAAAACAAACCAACTGATTATGTAGAAAAGGAAATTCCAGCTGAATTAATGGAAAAAGCTGAAGAATATCGCACTAAAATGATAGAAGCAGTATCTGAAACATCTGATGAATTGATGGAAAAATATCTAGGTGGGGAAGAACTTACTCAAGATGAAATCAGAGCAGGAATTAAAGCTGGGTGTTTAAGTCTTTCTATGGTTCCTATGCTTTGCGGAACTGCATTTAAAAACAAAGGTATACAACCTTTGCTTGATGCTGTTGTTGCATATTTACCAGCTCCTGATGAAGTGGCTAATATTAAAGGTGAATATGAAGATGGAACTGAAGTTTCTGTAAAATCAACTGATGATGGTGAATTTGCAGGGCTTGCATTTAAAATTATGACTGATCCATTTGTTGGACAACTTACTTTCGTTCGTGTGTATAGAGGAAGTTTAGAAAGTGGTTCTTATGCATATAATTCAACAAAAGATAAAAAAGAAAGAATCGGTCGTCTTTTGAAAATGCATTCTAATAAAAGAGAAGAAATTAAAACTTTATATGCTGGAGAAATTGGAGCTGTTGTTGGTCTTAAAGATACATTAACTGGTGATACTTTAGCAAGTGAAAAAGATAAAGTTATTTTGGAAAGAATGGATTTTCCAGATCCTGTTATTTCTGTTGCAGTTGAACCTAAAACAAAAGCTGATCAAGAGAAAATGTCTATAGCTTTAAATAAATTAGCTCAAGAAGATCCAAGCTTTAGAGTTTCAACTGATGAAGAAAGTGGACAAACCATCATTTCAGGTATGGGTGAGCTTCACTTAGAAATCATTGTTGATCGTATGCTTAGAGAATTTAAGGTAGAAGCAGAGGTAGGTCAGCCTCAAGTTGCTTATCGTGAAACTATTAGAAAAACTGTTGAGCAAGAATATAAATATGCTAAACAATCTGGTGGTCGTGGACAATACGGACATGTATTCTTAAGACTTGAACCGCTTGAACCAGGTAGTGGATATGAATTTGTAAATGATATCAAAGGTGGGGTAATTCCAAAAGAATATATTCCAGCGGTTGATAAAGGTGTTCAAGAAGCATTACAAAATGGTGTTTTAGCGGGATATCCTGTTGAAGATGTTAAAGTGACTGTTTATGATGGAAGTTACCACGAAGTGGATTCTTCTGAAATGGCATTTAAACTCGCAGCTTCTATGGGCTTTAAAGAAGGTGCTAGAAAGGCAGGTGCTGTAATACTTGAGCCTATGATGAAAGTTGAAGTTGAAACTCCAGAAGAGTATATGGGTGATGTGATAGGTGATTTAAATAAACGCCGTGGCCAAGTAAATTCAATGGATGAAAGAGGCGGCAATAAAATCATTACCGCGTTTTGTCCTTTGGCTGAAATGTTTGGTTACTCAACTGATCTTAGAAGTCAAACTCAAGGCCGTGCTACTTATTCTATGGAATTTGATCACTATGATGAAGTTCCAAAAAATGTTTCTGAAGAAATTATCAAAAAAAGAAATGGTTAA
- a CDS encoding heme oxygenase, HugZ family, producing the protein MQLHNEINDFIQSCKSIILSTINLKKQVICSYAPIIKIKDSFYIYISEIAEHFEGVKYNSENIEIMFIEDEQNTFSILARKRLKFKVKTLEIERNNENFDYILEYYKKQNPQEEEIIKTIKNMQDFHLFKLVLKNGRYVKGFGKAYDINKEEIKLVDTKGHK; encoded by the coding sequence ATGCAATTACATAATGAAATAAATGATTTTATACAAAGCTGCAAAAGCATTATACTATCAACTATAAATTTAAAAAAACAAGTCATATGCTCTTATGCTCCTATTATAAAGATAAAAGATAGTTTTTATATTTATATCAGTGAAATAGCCGAACACTTTGAAGGTGTTAAATATAATAGTGAAAATATAGAAATAATGTTTATAGAAGATGAACAAAACACTTTTTCTATACTTGCTAGAAAAAGGTTAAAATTTAAAGTTAAAACTTTAGAAATAGAAAGAAATAATGAAAATTTTGATTATATATTAGAATATTATAAAAAACAAAATCCACAAGAAGAAGAAATAATAAAAACTATAAAAAATATGCAAGATTTCCATTTATTTAAACTCGTATTAAAAAACGGAAGATATGTTAAAGGTTTTGGAAAAGCTTATGATATTAATAAAGAAGAAATTAAACTAGTTGATACTAAAGGACATAAATAA
- a CDS encoding hemolysin family protein, producing MDPSQILDLNQTLPTVASIDIGYSTFMIFIALVLVFLNGFFVLSEFSIVKVRRSKLEEMIKEKKRNAKKALEVTSKLDTYLSACQLGITLSSLALGWIGEPAIAKILEIPLANLGLTPALIHTMAFIIAFAIITLLHVVLGELVPKSVAIAIADKAVLWVARPLHLFWLLFLPFIKTFDFLAAISLKVIGIKPAKEHELSHSEEEIKFIASESQKGGILDEFETEIIRNAVDFSDTVAKEIMTPRKDMICLNKQKSYEENMQVVCQYKHTRFPYIDGSKDIILGMVHIRDIMQNELSKNKKNLDDFLIKMILVPENISISKVLFMMNKEQVHTALVVDEYGGTAGLLTMEDIMEEIIGDINDEHDDSSPHFKKLAENIYEFQGRYEISEVEELLDISYNEELEQVTIGGYVFNLLGRLPVVGDRIEDEFCYYEVKKMDGNSIERVKVVRKNTTEEEE from the coding sequence TTGGACCCCAGTCAAATTTTAGACTTAAATCAAACTTTACCCACTGTTGCCTCTATAGATATAGGCTATTCTACTTTTATGATTTTTATTGCATTAGTCTTAGTATTTTTAAATGGTTTTTTTGTTCTTTCTGAATTTAGTATTGTCAAGGTACGTAGATCAAAACTTGAAGAAATGATAAAAGAAAAAAAACGCAATGCAAAAAAAGCTCTAGAAGTTACTTCAAAACTTGATACTTATTTAAGTGCTTGTCAACTTGGTATTACATTAAGTTCTTTGGCGCTTGGATGGATTGGTGAACCCGCTATTGCAAAAATATTAGAAATTCCTTTGGCTAATTTAGGATTAACTCCTGCACTAATTCATACTATGGCTTTTATTATAGCTTTTGCAATTATTACATTATTACATGTTGTTTTAGGTGAATTAGTTCCAAAAAGTGTTGCTATAGCTATTGCAGATAAAGCTGTTTTATGGGTTGCAAGACCATTACATTTGTTTTGGTTGCTTTTCTTGCCATTTATTAAAACATTTGATTTTTTAGCTGCAATTTCTTTAAAAGTTATAGGTATTAAACCGGCAAAAGAACACGAGTTAAGTCATTCTGAAGAAGAAATTAAATTTATCGCAAGTGAAAGCCAAAAGGGCGGAATATTAGATGAATTTGAAACAGAAATCATACGCAATGCTGTTGATTTTTCAGATACAGTTGCAAAAGAAATTATGACACCTAGAAAAGATATGATTTGTCTTAATAAACAAAAAAGTTATGAAGAAAATATGCAGGTTGTATGTCAATATAAACACACACGCTTTCCTTATATAGATGGTTCTAAAGATATTATTTTAGGTATGGTACATATAAGAGATATTATGCAAAATGAACTTAGTAAAAATAAGAAAAATCTAGATGATTTTTTAATTAAAATGATACTAGTTCCAGAAAACATTAGTATCTCTAAGGTTCTTTTTATGATGAATAAAGAGCAAGTTCATACAGCATTGGTGGTAGATGAATATGGTGGAACAGCTGGTCTTTTAACTATGGAAGATATTATGGAAGAAATTATCGGCGATATTAATGATGAACATGATGATTCTAGTCCACATTTTAAAAAACTTGCAGAAAATATCTATGAATTTCAAGGAAGATATGAAATTAGTGAAGTGGAAGAGTTGCTAGATATATCTTATAATGAAGAATTAGAACAAGTTACTATAGGTGGATATGTATTTAATCTTTTAGGACGCTTACCAGTTGTTGGAGATAGAATAGAAGATGAATTTTGCTACTATGAGGTAAAAAAAATGGATGGCAATAGCATAGAACGTGTCAAAGTAGTTCGTAAAAATACTACTGAAGAAGAAGAATAA
- a CDS encoding putative transporter: protein MFKSFFYSRKWILWAYLGLFFLLGSLLAQTSINVAINEWYKQFYDVLQDAKNHSINDFYYFIKQFLYLALPYVLIATITQYFGSVYAFKWREAMTFDYIKFWQKKDDNIEGSSQRIQEDIYNFSKIIESLGLAFVKAIMTLIAFIPILWMLSEHVNLPILKDIKGSLVWIAFLVSLGGLVISWFVGIKLPGLEYNNQKAEAAFRKELVFAEDDRKNYANDESILSLFTGLKINYKRLFLHYGYFNIWLYLFEQIMVIVPFLIMAPSLFLGLIQLGIIIQVGNAFDQVRSSFSIFITNWTTITQLRSIYKRLDEFEKNIDYRKIK, encoded by the coding sequence ATGTTTAAATCTTTCTTTTATTCTAGAAAATGGATCTTATGGGCTTATTTGGGTTTATTTTTTTTATTAGGTTCTTTGTTAGCCCAAACTTCAATTAATGTTGCAATTAATGAATGGTATAAACAATTTTATGATGTATTACAAGATGCTAAAAATCATAGCATAAATGATTTTTATTATTTTATAAAGCAATTTTTATATTTAGCATTGCCTTATGTTTTAATAGCTACTATAACTCAATATTTTGGTAGTGTTTATGCTTTTAAATGGCGAGAAGCTATGACTTTTGATTATATTAAATTTTGGCAAAAAAAAGATGATAATATTGAGGGAAGCTCTCAAAGAATTCAAGAAGATATTTATAATTTTTCTAAAATTATAGAGAGTTTAGGGCTAGCTTTTGTAAAAGCTATAATGACTTTAATTGCTTTTATACCAATATTATGGATGCTTAGTGAGCATGTAAATTTGCCTATTTTAAAAGATATCAAAGGTTCTTTGGTATGGATAGCTTTTTTGGTTTCTTTAGGGGGTCTTGTTATATCATGGTTTGTTGGTATTAAACTGCCTGGACTTGAATATAATAATCAAAAAGCAGAAGCTGCCTTTAGAAAAGAACTTGTATTTGCAGAAGATGATAGAAAAAACTATGCTAATGATGAAAGTATTTTAAGTTTATTTACCGGACTTAAAATTAATTATAAAAGATTATTTTTACACTATGGATATTTTAACATATGGCTTTATTTATTTGAACAAATTATGGTTATAGTTCCTTTTTTAATTATGGCTCCTAGCTTATTTTTAGGACTTATACAACTTGGTATTATCATACAAGTTGGAAATGCTTTTGATCAGGTTAGATCTTCGTTTAGTATTTTTATTACAAATTGGACTACTATTACACAATTGCGTAGTATTTATAAGCGTTTAGATGAATTTGAAAAAAATATAGATTATAGAAAAATTAAATAA